One Melitaea cinxia chromosome 20, ilMelCinx1.1, whole genome shotgun sequence DNA segment encodes these proteins:
- the LOC123663443 gene encoding cell cycle checkpoint control protein RAD9A: protein MKCHVPGPNVKVLARTIHVLARFGDELYVESLADCILLRTLNAAESAYAMVKFNKNFFSYFNYNYYSGDDSEGLKCKISMKSALNTFKSPTHMDKQVENLEIKLDSETCKLIFQLKCKHGIVKTHYVSILDSKAMQAVYTKDLVPNRITSSQRIFTEALGNFQSSDDQVTLEVSTQSLLMRNYVDASVDLYKIIRTQVNIKPSEFESYVVGSDTTITFTLKEFRALLAFAEALSLPLQLHFEVTGKPAVFIVHNGSTFEAHFVLATSKPDTATQATSQTSSRVDKKRKENCNHFNENSAKKPHLDNEISNCLNEDSHLFSSIPEEAFCSERLLVNGSLPHIKDFVGQNIDSEDIPASPTSRIKIKSVFKRCFESTFDPKNLQRVILAENSDSE, encoded by the exons ATGAAATGTCATGTACCAGGACCAAACGTAAAAG TTTTAGCTAGAACTATACACGTCTTAGCAAGATTTGGTGATGAACTATACGTCGAATCTCTGGCCGATTGTATATTGTTAAGAACTCTCAATGCTGCTGAAAGTGCCTATGCCATGGTAAAGTTCAATAAGAACTTTTTCTCATACTTTAACTACAACTATTATTCGGGTGATGATAGTGAAggattaaaatgtaaaatttctaTGAAATCagcattaaatacttttaaatccCCTACACATATGGACAAACAAGTAGAAAATCTTGAAATTAAACTAGATTCAGAGACGtgcaaattaatatttcaactgAAATGTAAGCATGGAATCGTTAAAACACATTATGTGTCCATATTAGACAGTAAAGCTATGCAAGCTGTTTATACCAAAGACTTAGTACCTAACag GATAACATCTTCACAAAGGATTTTTACAGAGGCCCTTGGCAATTTTCAAAGTTCAGACGACCAGGTAACATTAGAGGTATCAACACAATCCCTTTTAATGCGTAACTACGTTGATGCAAGTgtagatttatataaaataataaggacACAGGTCAACATCAAACCATCAGAGTTTGAGAGTTATGTCGTTGGATCAGACACAACCATCACATTTACTCTCAAAGAGTTCAGAGCTTTGTTAGCATTCGCGGAAGCCCTAAGCCTACCTTTACAACTGCATTTTGAAGTGACTGGCAAACCGGCAGTGTTCATTGTACATAACGGAAGTACCTTTGAAGCACATTTTGTACTCGCCACATCAAAACCAGACACAGCAACTCAAGCCACTTCACAAACTAGTTCGAGAGTAGACAAAAAACGTAAAGAAAACTGTAATCATTTCAACGAAAATTCAGCAAAGAAACCACACTTAGATAATGAAATTTCAAACTGTTTGAATGAAGATTCACATTTATTTAGTAGTATACCAGAGGAAGCATTTTGTTCAGAAAGATTACTAGTAAATGGATCTCTTCCACATATAAAAGATTTTGTTGGCCAGAATATTGATAGCGAAGATATTCCTGCCTCACCAACATcacgaattaaaataaaatctgtgTTCAAAAGGTGTTTTGAGAGCACATTTGATCCAAAAAATTTACAAAGAGTAATCTTGGCCGAAAATTCTGATAGTGAATAG